One Orrella dioscoreae genomic window carries:
- the cysM gene encoding cysteine synthase CysM — translation MHTYPTLEETVGNTPLVRLQRLPGEAGQARGNVILAKLEGNNPAGSVKDRPALSMIRRAEARGDIQPGDTLIEATSGNTGIALAMVAAMRGYRMILIMPDNLSLERRAAMTAYGAELILTPADKGGMEYARDLATSMQAEGRGKVLDQFANPDNPQAHIDSTGPEIWTQTGGRVTHFVSAMGTTGTIMGVSRYLKSQNPAVHVVGAQPAEGSQIPGIRKWPEAYLPRIYDASLVDSFASIEQRDAEVMARRLAAEEGIFAGVSSGGALVGALRLAETVRDATIVFIVCDRGDRYLSTGVFNPPA, via the coding sequence ATGCATACCTATCCCACTCTGGAAGAAACCGTCGGCAATACCCCGCTCGTGCGCCTGCAGCGCCTGCCGGGTGAGGCCGGCCAGGCGCGCGGCAACGTCATCCTCGCCAAGCTCGAAGGCAACAACCCGGCCGGCTCGGTGAAGGATCGTCCCGCGCTGTCGATGATCCGGCGCGCGGAGGCGCGCGGCGACATCCAGCCGGGCGACACGCTGATCGAGGCCACCAGCGGCAACACCGGCATCGCGCTGGCCATGGTGGCCGCCATGCGGGGCTACCGCATGATCCTCATCATGCCCGACAACCTGTCGCTGGAGCGGCGCGCGGCCATGACGGCCTATGGCGCCGAGCTGATCCTGACGCCGGCCGACAAGGGCGGCATGGAATATGCGCGGGACCTTGCCACCAGCATGCAGGCCGAGGGCCGCGGCAAGGTGCTGGACCAGTTCGCCAATCCCGACAATCCGCAGGCGCACATCGACAGCACCGGCCCCGAGATCTGGACGCAGACGGGCGGCCGCGTCACGCACTTCGTGAGCGCCATGGGCACGACCGGCACCATCATGGGCGTGTCGAGGTATCTCAAGTCGCAGAATCCCGCCGTGCACGTGGTGGGTGCCCAGCCCGCCGAGGGCTCGCAGATTCCCGGCATCCGCAAGTGGCCAGAGGCCTACCTGCCGCGCATCTATGACGCCAGCCTGGTCGACAGCTTCGCCTCCATCGAGCAGCGCGACGCGGAAGTCATGGCGCGGCGGCTGGCGGCGGAAGAGGGCATCTTCGCGGGCGTGTCATCGGGCGGCGCGCTGGTGGGCGCCCTGCGCCTGGCCGAAACCGTGCGGGATGCCACCATCGTTTTCATCGTGTGCGACCGGGGCGACCGTTACCTGTCGACGGGCGTGTTCAACCCGCCCGCCTGA
- a CDS encoding ComEA family DNA-binding protein, translating to MNPFLHPTVARPVAQPCSFRAPRAGRSRRARGRAAALALGLGLAAAGPAHALDLNAATAAQLDALKGIGPKTAQVIIDERQRGGPFASLQDLGERVRGLGPKRLKDLESAGLQASAKDTPPAVPAGRAREASAGPAKR from the coding sequence ATGAATCCCTTTCTGCATCCCACTGTCGCCCGTCCCGTGGCGCAGCCTTGCTCCTTTCGCGCGCCGCGCGCGGGGCGTTCCCGCCGCGCCAGGGGCCGCGCCGCCGCGCTCGCGCTGGGGCTGGGCCTGGCGGCGGCCGGGCCCGCCCATGCCTTGGACCTCAATGCCGCAACGGCCGCCCAGCTCGATGCGCTGAAAGGCATCGGCCCCAAGACGGCCCAGGTCATCATCGACGAGCGCCAGCGCGGTGGCCCGTTCGCATCGCTGCAGGACCTGGGCGAGCGCGTGCGCGGCCTGGGGCCCAAGCGCCTGAAGGACCTCGAGTCGGCAGGCCTGCAGGCCTCCGCCAAGGACACGCCGCCGGCTGTGCCCGCAGGCAGGGCGCGCGAGGCCTCTGCCGGTCCGGCGAAGCGCTAG